GCGCGGCGCACGGCGGCCTTGACCGGCAGCAGGTACCCGCCGTCCTTCGGGAAGATGGCCGTGCGGAAGGTCGTCCCGCCCACCCGCGCGTGGCAGGGAATCATGCCCCAGCCGTACGTGACCAGCCGCGCCGCGTCCCGCAGGTCCGGCACCAGGTCGTCCGGCACGCGCAGAAAGTGGTGTGGGGCCGGGCCGCGCCACTGGAACAGGGTCGCCGTGAACGTCAGGGACATGCGGGTAGCGTAGCGGGTCCGGCGGCGGTCGTTACACGGACGCCGTCTGTTTCGTTCCCACCCTGCGGAGCAGCTC
This is a stretch of genomic DNA from Deinococcus depolymerans. It encodes these proteins:
- a CDS encoding DUF1905 domain-containing protein, which encodes MSLTFTATLFQWRGPAPHHFLRVPDDLVPDLRDAARLVTYGWGMIPCHARVGGTTFRTAIFPKDGGYLLPVKAAVRRAEALQEGQDVTVTVTPG